The proteins below come from a single Acidovorax sp. NCPPB 4044 genomic window:
- a CDS encoding amino acid ABC transporter ATP-binding protein — MNATDAFISSLQAPAAATVPPLVHLKDVHLSFGDNAVLKGIDVEVHRGKAVSIIGPSGSGKSTILRCITGLLRPQRGETVVAGTRVDTLRTEAELIALRKRVGFVFQQYNLFPHLTVLENLVIAPTRVAGRGRAEAARTARALLEKVRLGHKEGAYPGELSGGQQQRVAIARALAMQPELILFDEVTSALDPETVGEVLTVIRDLVEGGMTCVLVTHEMRFAEEVSDQVYFTEAGRIVEHGPAAQIFGNPRSERTREFLQRALGEGARSRPAAASAPLPFNQLRFAL; from the coding sequence ATGAACGCCACTGACGCCTTCATTTCTTCCCTGCAGGCCCCGGCGGCGGCCACCGTCCCCCCGCTGGTCCACCTGAAAGACGTGCACCTGTCCTTCGGCGACAACGCGGTGCTCAAGGGCATCGACGTCGAGGTGCACCGCGGCAAGGCCGTCTCCATCATCGGCCCCTCGGGCTCGGGCAAGTCGACCATCCTGCGCTGCATCACCGGCCTGCTCAGGCCGCAGCGCGGCGAGACCGTGGTGGCAGGCACGCGCGTGGACACCCTGCGGACCGAGGCCGAGCTGATCGCACTGCGCAAGCGCGTGGGCTTCGTCTTCCAGCAGTACAACCTGTTCCCCCACCTCACCGTGCTGGAGAACCTCGTCATCGCGCCCACGCGGGTCGCCGGCCGTGGCCGTGCCGAGGCGGCCAGGACGGCCCGTGCGCTGCTCGAGAAGGTGCGCCTGGGCCACAAGGAGGGCGCGTATCCCGGCGAGCTGTCGGGTGGTCAGCAGCAGCGCGTGGCCATTGCGCGGGCCCTGGCCATGCAGCCCGAGCTGATCCTGTTCGACGAGGTGACCTCGGCCCTGGACCCCGAAACCGTGGGCGAGGTGCTCACGGTGATCCGCGATCTGGTGGAGGGCGGCATGACCTGCGTGCTCGTCACGCACGAGATGCGTTTCGCCGAAGAGGTGAGCGACCAGGTGTATTTCACCGAGGCGGGCCGCATCGTCGAACATGGCCCCGCGGCGCAGATCTTCGGCAATCCGCGCAGCGAGCGCACGCGCGAATTCCTGCAGCGCGCGCTCGGCGAAGGCGCCCGCTCCCGGCCCGCCGCCGCCAGCGCACCCCTGCCTTTCAACCAGTTGCGGTTCGCTCTCTGA
- a CDS encoding amino acid ABC transporter permease → MNDAWLVHGVEALKGLGLNYAFVLDAGERNAFVRGLGVTVLLCLWTIPCSLAAGVLLAGMMASGRAWLARPARAFVEVTRNTPTLVQLYCAFLVLNMLITQQLRDWGAGQNPFTPFVWVVIVVSLHKGVFHAEALRAGIEAVPATTLEAARSLGFSRRQLLVRVELPLAARFALPSLVNNLVDLVKMTAVASAIAVGDVTYEAIMIWTQRDNVLELLLLILAWFGLLTWLVSMVGRWLEQRLRMPGYGQ, encoded by the coding sequence ATGAACGACGCCTGGCTCGTTCACGGCGTGGAGGCCCTGAAGGGCCTGGGGCTGAACTATGCGTTCGTGCTCGACGCGGGCGAGCGCAACGCCTTCGTGCGGGGCCTGGGCGTGACCGTGCTCCTGTGCCTATGGACCATTCCGTGCAGCCTGGCCGCGGGCGTGCTGCTGGCCGGCATGATGGCCTCGGGGCGTGCCTGGCTGGCCCGGCCCGCCCGCGCCTTCGTCGAAGTGACGCGCAACACGCCCACGCTGGTGCAGCTGTACTGCGCCTTCCTCGTGCTGAACATGCTGATCACGCAGCAGTTGCGCGACTGGGGCGCAGGGCAGAACCCGTTCACGCCCTTCGTGTGGGTGGTCATCGTGGTCTCGCTGCACAAGGGCGTGTTCCACGCCGAGGCGCTGCGCGCCGGCATCGAGGCCGTGCCCGCCACCACGCTGGAGGCCGCCCGGTCGCTAGGGTTCTCGCGCCGGCAACTGCTCGTGCGCGTGGAGCTGCCGCTGGCCGCGCGCTTCGCTCTGCCTTCGCTCGTGAACAACCTGGTGGACCTGGTCAAGATGACCGCCGTGGCCTCGGCCATCGCCGTGGGCGATGTGACCTATGAGGCCATCATGATCTGGACGCAGCGCGACAACGTGCTGGAGCTGCTGCTCCTGATCCTCGCCTGGTTCGGCCTGCTCACCTGGCTCGTGAGCATGGTAGGGCGCTGGCTCGAACAACGCCTGAGGATGCCCGGCTATGGCCAATGA
- a CDS encoding cysteine dioxygenase family protein translates to MSTTPSSPIAAQRRQAIDATLAEVRRLIEPGTPDRATLAAITARLEALAGNKALFSRADFPPPAETEGVGASTRYRLNPEGGDGGLALYLNSINPGKTTAPHNHTTWAVIVAVEGQEVNRLYERTDDRSDPARAQIHVASEFTVQPGAPIAFLPDDIHSIHVVGTEPTLHFHLYGQPLETLTARVAFDPETGEVKNYNAAYFRPSEAVA, encoded by the coding sequence ATGAGCACCACCCCCTCCTCCCCGATCGCGGCGCAGCGCCGCCAAGCCATTGACGCCACGCTGGCGGAAGTCCGGCGCCTCATCGAGCCCGGCACGCCCGACCGCGCCACGTTGGCGGCCATCACCGCGCGGCTGGAAGCGCTGGCCGGGAACAAGGCATTGTTCAGCCGCGCCGACTTTCCTCCGCCCGCCGAAACCGAGGGCGTGGGCGCCTCCACGCGCTACCGCCTCAACCCCGAGGGCGGCGACGGCGGACTGGCGCTGTACCTGAACTCCATCAACCCCGGCAAGACCACCGCACCGCACAACCACACCACCTGGGCCGTGATCGTGGCGGTGGAAGGCCAGGAGGTGAACCGCCTGTACGAACGCACGGACGACCGCAGCGACCCGGCGCGGGCGCAGATCCACGTGGCCAGCGAGTTCACCGTGCAGCCGGGCGCCCCCATCGCCTTCCTGCCCGACGACATCCACAGCATCCACGTGGTCGGCACGGAACCCACGCTGCACTTCCACCTGTACGGCCAGCCGCTGGAGACGCTGACGGCCCGCGTGGCCTTCGACCCGGAAACCGGCGAGGTGAAGAACTACAACGCGGCCTACTTCCGCCCCAGCGAGGCCGTGGCATGA
- a CDS encoding LysR family transcriptional regulator: MEPSELELTGVRVFQAIVEAGSFSAAADRLGMAPPMVSKHIARLERTLGARLLHRTSRSMSLTEAGTAFYAQGRQALELLDSAAASVGLGQDRPRGELRISAPVWCATPRFARLLAAYRQAFPEVRLDLHLDNRMVDIVSEGFDVALRMTAEPAPQLIARPLCPVAFHLVAAPGVPAPAGEDPASGFLPVPVVMPNYLPSDRFAKMLQDSVQRRIDTVMKSSDTTLSYHAVVAGMGAAFLPDWLVEDDLAAGRLVPLPGETRFAGTLFAVYASRRHMPPKLRSFIDFLAERLCGEGAGPVPA; this comes from the coding sequence ATGGAGCCTTCCGAGCTGGAGTTGACCGGGGTGCGCGTGTTCCAGGCCATCGTCGAAGCCGGCAGCTTCAGCGCGGCGGCAGACCGGCTGGGCATGGCGCCACCCATGGTGAGCAAGCACATCGCACGGCTGGAGCGCACGCTGGGTGCCCGGCTGCTCCATCGCACCAGCCGCAGCATGAGCCTGACGGAGGCCGGCACCGCGTTCTATGCGCAGGGCCGGCAGGCCCTGGAACTGCTCGATTCGGCCGCGGCATCGGTGGGCCTGGGGCAGGACCGGCCGCGCGGCGAGCTGCGGATCAGCGCGCCGGTCTGGTGCGCCACGCCGCGCTTCGCCCGGCTGCTCGCGGCCTATCGACAGGCGTTCCCTGAAGTGCGGCTGGATCTGCACCTCGACAACCGCATGGTCGACATCGTGTCGGAGGGGTTCGACGTGGCGCTCCGAATGACGGCCGAGCCCGCGCCGCAGTTGATCGCACGCCCCCTGTGCCCGGTGGCGTTCCATCTCGTCGCCGCCCCGGGCGTGCCTGCGCCTGCGGGCGAGGATCCAGCCTCCGGCTTTCTCCCGGTGCCGGTGGTGATGCCCAACTACCTGCCGTCCGACCGCTTCGCGAAGATGCTGCAGGACAGCGTGCAGCGGCGCATCGACACGGTGATGAAATCCAGCGACACCACGCTCAGCTACCACGCGGTGGTGGCCGGCATGGGCGCGGCCTTCCTGCCGGACTGGCTGGTCGAGGACGACCTGGCTGCGGGGCGGCTGGTGCCGTTGCCGGGCGAGACCCGCTTCGCGGGCACGCTCTTCGCCGTGTATGCCAGCCGGCGGCACATGCCGCCCAAGCTGCGCAGCTTCATTGACTTCCTGGCCGAGCGGCTGTGTGGGGAGGGGGCAGGGCCCGTACCGGCCTGA
- a CDS encoding amino acid ABC transporter permease translates to MANDATLPLPAHPASAASIRRPWPGVLRSPWLLAALAGLAVVLGWQATGTTPVAFRHLWQWLPTLLRGMWVNIEISLLAVALGTAVGLVVGALSLSPAAAVRMGMRWYVQIFRNAPILVLIYFTTYVFPFEVRLASWTFPFPDGVKVVLGLALPTSANVAEIFRGAIQSIPSTQWEAAQSLAFRRAQIFRLIVLPQCLRRMLPPWMNLYASITMSTSLASLVGVHDVVDTAQIASNTVARTDFTILVYFTLLALFFAYCYPIARATRALEKRHERH, encoded by the coding sequence ATGGCCAATGACGCGACGCTGCCCCTGCCCGCGCATCCCGCCAGCGCAGCCTCCATCCGGCGACCCTGGCCCGGCGTGCTGCGCAGCCCCTGGCTGCTGGCCGCGCTGGCCGGCCTGGCCGTGGTGCTCGGCTGGCAGGCCACCGGCACCACGCCCGTGGCCTTCAGGCACCTGTGGCAATGGCTGCCCACGCTATTGCGCGGCATGTGGGTGAACATCGAGATCAGCCTGCTGGCCGTGGCGCTGGGCACCGCGGTGGGGCTGGTGGTGGGTGCGCTCTCGCTCTCGCCGGCCGCGGCGGTGCGCATGGGGATGCGCTGGTACGTGCAGATCTTCCGCAATGCGCCCATCCTGGTGCTCATCTACTTCACCACCTACGTGTTTCCCTTCGAGGTGCGGCTGGCGTCCTGGACCTTCCCCTTTCCCGACGGGGTGAAGGTCGTGCTGGGGCTCGCCCTGCCCACGAGCGCCAACGTGGCCGAGATCTTCCGCGGGGCCATCCAGTCGATTCCGAGCACGCAATGGGAGGCGGCCCAGTCGCTCGCCTTCCGGCGCGCGCAGATCTTCCGCCTGATCGTGCTGCCGCAGTGCCTGCGGCGCATGCTGCCACCGTGGATGAACCTCTATGCCAGCATCACCATGAGCACCTCCCTGGCGTCGCTGGTGGGCGTGCACGATGTGGTGGACACGGCCCAGATCGCCAGCAACACGGTGGCGCGCACGGATTTCACGATCCTGGTCTATTTCACGCTGCTGGCACTGTTCTTCGCTTACTGCTATCCGATTGCCCGCGCCACGCGCGCGCTGGAAAAACGCCATGAACGCCACTGA
- the metC gene encoding cystathionine beta-lyase translates to MSTPHPASSLGAATRLLHAGAPALRGGSGPVNVPVVRTSTVRFENTAAYADHHHRRTAGERVASYGRHGLDTHRALEDAVTALEGGHRAFLAPSGLSAITLVLVALLSPGDHALVADSVYSPVRRVDATLLQRLGITLEYFSPSRDDLAAKIRPNTRLVYLESPSSLLYEVLDLPALAATARERGIPVAADNTWSGGWFYQPLALGANLSIQAATKYIAGHSDVMQGIVVTDSPALSEKIGTAYEALGLTVGADDAYLALRGVRTLPVRLAQHQRHATQVAEWLQNQPQVGRVFYPALQSDPGHALWKRDFSGASGLVSFAFEDGADARTANAFIDALRFFGIGASWGGYESLALVASPDRLREHSAWRGTQPVVRLHVGLEDPDDLIADLDQAFARVASRGRLAAA, encoded by the coding sequence ATGAGCACCCCGCACCCAGCGTCCTCCCTGGGCGCCGCCACGCGGCTCCTGCATGCCGGCGCACCCGCGCTGCGGGGCGGCTCCGGCCCCGTGAACGTTCCGGTGGTGCGCACCAGCACCGTGCGCTTCGAGAACACCGCGGCCTACGCCGACCACCACCACCGGCGCACCGCCGGAGAGCGCGTGGCCTCCTATGGCCGCCATGGCCTCGACACCCATCGCGCGCTGGAGGACGCCGTCACCGCGCTCGAAGGCGGGCACCGCGCCTTCCTGGCGCCGTCGGGCCTGTCCGCCATCACGCTGGTGCTGGTGGCGCTGCTTTCGCCCGGCGACCACGCGCTGGTGGCCGACAGCGTGTATTCGCCCGTGCGCCGCGTCGATGCCACGCTGCTGCAGCGCCTGGGCATCACGCTCGAATACTTTTCGCCTTCGCGGGACGACTTGGCCGCGAAGATCCGGCCGAACACCCGGCTCGTGTACCTGGAGTCCCCCAGCTCGCTGCTCTACGAGGTGCTGGACCTGCCCGCACTGGCCGCCACGGCGCGCGAGCGCGGCATTCCCGTGGCCGCCGACAACACCTGGAGCGGCGGCTGGTTCTACCAGCCCCTCGCGCTGGGCGCCAACCTGTCGATCCAGGCGGCCACCAAGTACATCGCCGGGCACTCCGACGTGATGCAGGGCATCGTCGTCACCGACTCGCCTGCGCTGTCGGAGAAGATCGGCACTGCCTACGAAGCCTTGGGCCTGACTGTCGGCGCGGACGACGCCTACCTGGCCCTGCGCGGCGTGCGCACGCTGCCCGTGCGCCTCGCGCAGCACCAGCGCCATGCCACGCAGGTGGCCGAGTGGCTGCAAAACCAGCCCCAGGTCGGCCGCGTGTTCTATCCGGCGCTGCAGTCAGACCCGGGCCACGCGCTCTGGAAGCGCGATTTCAGCGGTGCGAGCGGACTCGTGTCGTTCGCGTTCGAAGACGGCGCGGATGCACGCACCGCCAACGCCTTCATCGACGCGCTGCGCTTCTTCGGCATCGGTGCGTCATGGGGCGGCTACGAAAGCCTGGCGCTGGTGGCATCGCCTGACCGCCTGCGCGAGCACAGCGCCTGGCGGGGCACGCAGCCCGTGGTGCGCCTGCATGTCGGCCTGGAAGACCCCGATGACCTGATCGCCGACCTGGACCAGGCCTTTGCCCGCGTGGCTTCACGCGGCCGGCTGGCCGCGGCTTGA
- a CDS encoding rhodanese-like domain-containing protein, with amino-acid sequence MTQTHVSLDFSGSDPASRRASAVAAFLATARRLVPDPESATPGQLRGVAQALEALGLQRELFPPEHFPVSADHPAQVYRLSEEPDGRYALYVSAGLPGKAQPPHDHTTWALIAGIRGNERNVLYRRGTTTDPLRDTLSAERTVDVVPGVSVQLSPTDVHTIELVGDEPGLHLHFYGRGLERMPERVVFEGLAGGTYRTFAPPKSIRHPLTTPQALKAALADGEEIAVLDVRETGVFAHRHLLFAASAPAWRLELLIDRLVPRRGTRTVLVDGDETIAHEAAAKLVRLGWRNVSVLAGGTDGWAAAGYEVFSGTNVPSKAFGEVIEHEKHTPWITSQELHDRVGRGDNIVVVDSRTPEEFAAFSLPFAHSLPGAELVYRIGEIAPDPDTFVVVNCAGRTRSIVGAQTLIDAGIPNRVASLRNGTMDWLLTGRTLAHGRATPLPEPSAGTLAAARERAACVARRAGVQRIDAAGLARFEAETQERTLYRFDVRTQGEYLAGHLEGWRWAPGGQLVQATDEYAGTRGARIVLADWDGVRALTTGAWLAQLGGYEVYVFTPPALPALVAGPEPLRVLASHAPAPAVSPQQASTLLQEGNAVVFDVDRRAAFERQHIDGARFAVPDRLAAFVADLPAASTVLLTSPDGVLARSVAAELAARTGRDVRAIAGGSSAWAAGGLPLAHGAEGVLTGDDDHWYSPYAHSDRRLRDAGFQEYLDWELGLVAQLEREGATGIRLLQPEAAPAG; translated from the coding sequence ATGACCCAGACCCACGTCTCCCTCGATTTCTCGGGCAGCGATCCCGCCAGCCGCCGCGCCTCGGCCGTCGCCGCATTCCTTGCCACCGCCCGCCGCCTCGTGCCCGATCCGGAAAGCGCCACACCCGGGCAACTGCGCGGCGTGGCGCAGGCCCTGGAGGCGCTGGGGCTGCAGCGCGAGCTGTTCCCTCCGGAGCACTTCCCGGTTTCGGCAGACCATCCCGCGCAGGTGTACCGACTGAGCGAAGAGCCGGACGGCCGCTATGCGCTCTACGTTTCGGCCGGCCTGCCGGGAAAGGCCCAGCCCCCCCACGACCACACCACCTGGGCGTTGATCGCCGGCATCCGCGGCAACGAGCGCAACGTCCTCTACCGGCGCGGCACGACGACCGACCCGCTGCGCGACACGCTCTCTGCCGAGCGCACGGTGGACGTGGTGCCCGGCGTGTCGGTGCAGTTGTCGCCCACCGACGTGCACACCATCGAATTGGTGGGCGACGAGCCGGGCCTGCACCTGCACTTCTACGGCCGCGGCCTGGAGCGCATGCCCGAACGCGTGGTGTTCGAGGGCCTCGCGGGCGGCACCTACCGCACCTTCGCGCCGCCGAAATCCATCCGCCATCCGCTCACCACGCCGCAGGCGCTGAAGGCCGCGCTGGCCGACGGCGAAGAGATCGCCGTGCTCGACGTGCGCGAGACCGGTGTGTTCGCACACCGCCACCTCCTGTTCGCCGCATCCGCTCCGGCATGGCGGCTGGAACTGCTCATCGACCGGCTGGTGCCGCGCCGCGGCACGCGCACCGTGCTGGTGGACGGCGACGAAACGATCGCGCACGAGGCCGCCGCCAAGCTGGTGCGGCTGGGCTGGCGCAACGTGTCGGTGCTGGCGGGCGGCACCGACGGCTGGGCCGCTGCGGGCTACGAGGTCTTCAGCGGCACCAACGTGCCGAGCAAGGCGTTCGGCGAGGTCATCGAGCACGAGAAGCACACGCCCTGGATCACCTCGCAGGAGCTGCACGACCGCGTCGGGCGCGGCGACAACATCGTGGTGGTCGACAGCCGCACCCCCGAGGAATTCGCGGCGTTCAGCCTGCCGTTCGCGCACAGCCTGCCGGGTGCGGAGCTGGTCTACCGCATCGGCGAGATCGCGCCCGACCCGGACACTTTCGTGGTGGTCAACTGCGCAGGCCGCACGCGCAGCATCGTCGGCGCGCAGACGCTCATCGATGCCGGCATTCCCAACCGCGTGGCCTCGCTGCGCAACGGCACCATGGACTGGTTGCTGACGGGCCGGACGCTGGCGCACGGCCGCGCCACGCCGCTGCCCGAGCCTTCGGCCGGCACGCTCGCCGCGGCACGCGAACGCGCGGCGTGCGTGGCCCGCCGCGCCGGGGTGCAGCGCATCGACGCGGCCGGGCTGGCCCGCTTCGAGGCCGAAACGCAGGAGCGCACGCTCTACCGCTTCGACGTGCGCACGCAGGGCGAATACCTGGCCGGCCATCTGGAGGGCTGGCGCTGGGCCCCCGGGGGCCAGCTCGTGCAGGCTACCGATGAATACGCCGGCACGCGAGGCGCCCGCATCGTGCTGGCCGATTGGGATGGCGTGCGTGCGCTCACCACCGGTGCCTGGCTCGCCCAGCTCGGAGGCTACGAGGTCTATGTGTTCACGCCGCCCGCGCTGCCGGCACTGGTTGCGGGCCCGGAGCCGTTGCGCGTGCTGGCATCGCACGCGCCGGCCCCGGCCGTGTCGCCGCAGCAGGCTTCGACCCTTTTGCAGGAGGGCAACGCCGTGGTCTTCGACGTGGACCGCCGTGCCGCGTTCGAGCGCCAGCACATCGACGGTGCGCGCTTCGCCGTGCCCGACCGCCTGGCCGCGTTCGTGGCAGACCTGCCGGCCGCGAGCACCGTGCTGCTCACCTCGCCCGACGGCGTGCTGGCGCGCAGCGTGGCGGCCGAGCTGGCGGCGCGCACAGGGCGCGATGTGCGGGCCATCGCTGGCGGCTCCAGCGCCTGGGCCGCGGGCGGCCTGCCGTTGGCGCACGGCGCCGAGGGCGTGCTGACCGGCGACGACGACCACTGGTACAGCCCCTACGCACACAGCGACCGGCGGCTGCGCGATGCCGGATTCCAGGAATACCTGGACTGGGAACTGGGACTGGTGGCCCAACTGGAGCGTGAGGGCGCGACAGGCATCCGGCTGCTGCAGCCGGAGGCGGCTCCCGCTGGCTGA